Proteins from one Desulfocurvus vexinensis DSM 17965 genomic window:
- a CDS encoding cytidylyltransferase domain-containing protein yields MTGLRLALIPARAGSRRLPGKNMLPLGGKPLTAWTIEAVLASGAFDTVVVSSDDPAVLELARGYAGVRAMERPAELASDQATTSQVLTQVLDALGARAGLCGLFLPTAPLRGAGHIREAVALLAPGVDAVVAVTAFPAPVAFGVELRGGLLDIPEGSPLRQGRTRSQQHPTLYRPNGALYLSRIEAWRRWGGFYGGAVAGYVMDKCASVDVDEEDDYLMARALFALGAAGAPGRAGG; encoded by the coding sequence GTGACGGGCCTGCGTCTGGCGCTCATCCCGGCGCGCGCGGGATCCCGGCGGCTGCCGGGCAAGAACATGCTGCCCCTGGGCGGCAAGCCCCTGACGGCCTGGACCATCGAGGCCGTGCTGGCCTCGGGGGCCTTCGATACGGTGGTGGTTTCCTCCGACGACCCCGCCGTGCTGGAGCTGGCGCGCGGCTACGCGGGCGTCCGGGCCATGGAGCGCCCGGCGGAGTTGGCCTCGGACCAGGCCACCACCTCCCAGGTGCTGACCCAGGTGCTGGACGCCCTGGGGGCCCGGGCGGGGCTGTGCGGCCTGTTTTTGCCCACGGCGCCCCTGCGCGGCGCCGGGCATATCCGCGAGGCCGTGGCCCTGCTGGCCCCGGGGGTGGACGCCGTGGTGGCCGTGACGGCCTTCCCCGCGCCGGTGGCCTTCGGCGTGGAGCTGCGCGGCGGCCTGCTGGACATCCCTGAGGGCTCCCCCCTGCGCCAGGGCCGGACCCGCAGCCAGCAGCACCCGACCCTCTACCGCCCGAACGGGGCCCTGTACCTGTCGCGCATCGAGGCCTGGCGGCGCTGGGGCGGGTTCTACGGCGGGGCGGTGGCCGGGTACGTCATGGACAAATGCGCCTCGGTGGACGTGGACGAAGAGGACGATTATCTCATGGCCAGGGCGCTGTTCGCCCTGGGGGCCGCCGGGGCGCCGGGCCGGGCCGGGGGCTGA
- a CDS encoding N-acetylneuraminate synthase family protein — translation MREIILDGVRVADDTDAYVIAEIGHNHQGDLRIAKEMFTTAKECGANAVKLQKRHNKSLFTRQLYDAPYTGENSYGPTYGQHREALEFNTDQYRELQAHARDLGLAMFSTAFDFESADFLAKLDMPMYKIASADLNNTPLLRHIAAIGKPMILSTGGGTLADVRRAVDAIMPINPQLVILQCTACYPVENYEDMNIAVVDTFRREFPDNVIGLSDHESGIAMALVAFTLGGRVVEKHFTLNRAWRGTDHAFSLAPTGLRRLVRNLRRARVALGDGVKRRLPSEERPLYKMSKKLVAARDLPAGHVLTRQDVAIKSPGDGLAPYELDAVLGRALAQPLAEDANITFEGLK, via the coding sequence ATGCGCGAAATCATTCTCGATGGCGTCCGCGTGGCCGACGATACGGATGCCTACGTCATCGCCGAGATCGGCCACAATCACCAGGGCGACCTGCGTATCGCCAAGGAGATGTTCACCACCGCCAAGGAGTGCGGCGCCAACGCCGTGAAGCTCCAGAAGCGGCACAACAAATCGCTGTTCACCCGGCAGCTTTACGACGCCCCCTACACGGGCGAGAACAGCTACGGCCCGACCTACGGCCAGCACCGCGAGGCCCTGGAGTTCAACACCGACCAGTACCGCGAATTGCAGGCCCACGCCCGGGATCTGGGGCTGGCCATGTTCAGCACGGCTTTCGATTTCGAGAGTGCGGACTTCCTGGCCAAGCTGGACATGCCCATGTACAAGATCGCCTCGGCGGACCTGAACAACACGCCGCTGCTGAGGCACATCGCCGCCATCGGCAAGCCCATGATCCTGAGCACCGGCGGCGGCACCCTGGCCGACGTGCGCCGCGCCGTGGACGCCATCATGCCCATCAACCCCCAGCTCGTGATCCTGCAGTGCACCGCCTGCTACCCGGTGGAGAACTACGAGGACATGAACATCGCGGTGGTGGACACCTTCCGCAGGGAGTTCCCGGACAACGTCATCGGCCTGTCGGACCACGAGAGCGGCATCGCCATGGCTCTGGTGGCCTTCACCCTGGGCGGGCGCGTGGTGGAGAAGCACTTCACCCTGAACCGCGCCTGGCGCGGCACGGACCACGCCTTCTCCCTGGCGCCCACCGGCCTGCGGCGGCTGGTGCGCAACCTGCGCCGAGCCCGCGTGGCCCTGGGCGATGGCGTCAAGCGCCGCCTACCCAGCGAGGAGCGGCCCCTGTACAAGATGTCCAAGAAGCTGGTGGCCGCCCGCGACCTGCCCGCCGGGCATGTGCTCACGCGCCAGGACGTGGCCATCAAGTCCCCTGGCGACGGTTTGGCGCCCTACGAGCTGGACGCCGTGCTGGGCCGCGCCCTGGCCCAGCCCCTGGCCGAGGACGCCAACATCACCTTCGAGGGCCTGAAGTAG
- a CDS encoding SDR family oxidoreductase: MRKDVFDIAGRVVAITGGLGQLGRQYAAELLARGARVALLDLPAAPGAVLEALGGGPDLMYHSLDVTRRDAVQAALDAVAARWGVPHAVINNAALDSPPGAPAGENGPFETYPEQSWTKVMDVNAKGVFLVCQVFGGAMAEAGRGSIVNVCSTYGLVSPDQSLYEYRRRRGETFFKPVAYAASKSALLNLTRYVATYYAPRGVRANLISPGGVFNGQDEEFLAGYHARVPLGRMAREDEYNGAIVFLVSDASSYMTGANLVIDGGWTAW; the protein is encoded by the coding sequence ATGCGCAAGGACGTGTTCGATATCGCGGGGCGCGTGGTGGCCATCACCGGCGGCCTGGGCCAGCTCGGCAGGCAGTACGCCGCCGAACTGCTGGCCCGGGGCGCGCGGGTGGCCCTGCTCGACCTGCCCGCCGCGCCCGGGGCCGTGCTGGAGGCCCTGGGCGGCGGGCCGGACCTGATGTACCACAGCCTGGACGTGACGCGCCGCGACGCGGTGCAGGCCGCCCTGGACGCCGTGGCCGCGCGCTGGGGCGTGCCCCACGCCGTGATCAACAACGCGGCCCTGGACTCGCCCCCCGGGGCCCCCGCGGGGGAGAACGGCCCCTTCGAGACCTACCCCGAGCAGTCGTGGACCAAGGTCATGGACGTCAACGCCAAGGGCGTGTTCCTGGTCTGCCAGGTCTTCGGCGGGGCCATGGCCGAGGCGGGCCGGGGCTCCATCGTCAACGTCTGCTCGACCTACGGGCTGGTGTCGCCGGACCAGAGCCTCTACGAGTACCGCCGCAGGCGGGGCGAAACCTTCTTCAAGCCCGTGGCCTACGCGGCGTCCAAGTCGGCGCTGCTCAACCTGACGCGCTACGTGGCGACGTACTACGCGCCGCGCGGCGTGCGGGCCAACCTCATCTCCCCCGGCGGGGTGTTCAACGGGCAGGACGAGGAATTCCTGGCCGGGTACCACGCCCGGGTGCCCCTGGGCCGCATGGCCCGCGAGGACGAGTACAACGGGGCCATCGTGTTTCTCGTCAGCGACGCATCGTCGTACATGACGGGCGCGAACCTCGTCATCGACGGCGGCTGGACCGCGTGGTAA
- a CDS encoding aldehyde dehydrogenase family protein — protein sequence MTRPMPETVPNIVAGQDCPAASGQTLDKLDPASGEVLCRAARSGAPDVDAAVAAARRAQAAWAATPAVQRGMLLHEVVLGMRRRSAELAAVVARETGKSPRDAQGETGGAIACGLFYAGEGQRLFGRTCQSGVPGKYAMTVRQPVGVAGLIIAANTPVANVAWKVFPALVCGNTAVLKAPEDTPGTAWLVGDIAREAGLPDGVLNIVQGYGPEAGQPLVEHPDVGVVSFTGSTAVGRMIAGKCAQRLARVSLELGGKNPLLVCDDADLDNAVRWVLASAFSNAGQRCASASRIIIFDAVYDRFRAMLLEATARLTVGPTDDDYYGPVINARQLENMLAAIARAEAQGARVLTGGQRLTGPAHARGFYLAPTLIEGADPGAEISQKELFGPIACLYRAAGFEQALALANASDYGLTACIHTRNFSRATEFTRRVEAGVAVVNAGTFGSEPHMPFGGVKQSGNGSREPGTEALDVYCELKDIYVNTDQADL from the coding sequence TTGACCAGACCGATGCCCGAAACCGTGCCCAACATCGTGGCCGGGCAGGATTGCCCGGCGGCCAGCGGCCAGACCCTGGACAAGCTCGACCCGGCCAGCGGCGAGGTGCTCTGCCGGGCCGCCCGCTCGGGCGCGCCCGACGTGGACGCCGCCGTGGCCGCCGCCCGGCGGGCCCAGGCCGCCTGGGCCGCCACCCCCGCCGTGCAGCGCGGGATGCTGCTGCACGAGGTGGTGCTGGGGATGCGCAGGCGCAGCGCCGAGCTCGCCGCCGTGGTCGCCCGCGAAACGGGCAAGTCACCCCGCGACGCCCAGGGCGAGACCGGCGGCGCCATCGCCTGCGGGCTGTTCTACGCCGGAGAGGGCCAGCGCCTGTTCGGGCGCACCTGCCAGAGCGGCGTGCCCGGCAAATACGCCATGACCGTGCGCCAGCCCGTGGGCGTGGCTGGGCTGATCATCGCCGCCAATACCCCGGTGGCCAACGTGGCCTGGAAGGTCTTCCCGGCCCTGGTCTGCGGCAACACGGCGGTGCTCAAGGCCCCGGAGGACACCCCGGGCACGGCCTGGCTCGTGGGCGACATCGCCCGCGAGGCCGGGCTGCCCGACGGCGTTTTGAACATCGTCCAGGGCTACGGCCCCGAGGCGGGCCAGCCCCTGGTGGAGCACCCGGACGTGGGCGTGGTCAGCTTCACGGGCTCCACGGCGGTGGGGCGGATGATCGCCGGCAAGTGCGCCCAGCGCCTGGCGCGCGTCTCCCTGGAGCTGGGCGGCAAGAATCCGCTGCTGGTCTGCGACGACGCGGACCTGGACAACGCCGTGCGCTGGGTGCTGGCCTCGGCCTTCAGCAACGCGGGGCAGCGCTGCGCCTCGGCCAGCCGGATCATCATTTTCGACGCGGTGTACGACCGCTTCCGGGCCATGCTGCTGGAGGCCACGGCGCGCCTCACCGTGGGCCCCACGGACGACGACTACTACGGCCCGGTGATCAACGCCCGCCAGTTGGAGAACATGCTGGCGGCCATCGCCCGGGCCGAGGCCCAGGGCGCGCGGGTGCTCACCGGGGGCCAGCGGCTGACGGGCCCGGCCCACGCCCGGGGCTTCTACCTGGCGCCCACGCTCATCGAGGGCGCGGACCCGGGCGCGGAGATCTCGCAAAAGGAGCTTTTCGGGCCCATCGCCTGCCTGTATCGCGCGGCGGGCTTCGAGCAGGCCCTGGCCCTGGCCAACGCCTCGGACTACGGGCTGACCGCCTGCATCCACACCCGCAACTTCAGCCGCGCCACCGAGTTCACCCGGCGCGTGGAGGCCGGGGTGGCCGTGGTCAACGCGGGGACGTTCGGCAGCGAGCCGCATATGCCCTTCGGCGGGGTCAAGCAGTCGGGCAACGGCTCGCGCGAGCCGGGCACCGAAGCCCTGGACGTGTACTGCGAACTCAAGGACATCTACGTCAACACCGACCAGGCCGACCTGTAG
- a CDS encoding transketolase C-terminal domain-containing protein, whose protein sequence is MTMLHYVPKDEFGRLRALECPAPERAALFADACRLNTLYMIARAGSGHIGSSFSSLDIVSWLYLEELRPGDTYFSSKGHDAPGFYAVLTALGIVEFDKIHALRRLDGLPGHPDVHVPGMATNTGSLGMGVSKAKGMARAARLAGRDERLYVLTGDGELQEGQFWESLPQAVNHGLAEITVIVDHNRIQSDIWVAQTSDLGDLQAKFAAFGWHVQRVDGHDGAALGAALAAARAETARPSVIVADTVKGRGVSFMNHAVPAADRSLYRFHSGAPSREHYEAAVAELRARIDAALAALGAAPLALVAEAEPRRSVPAAPQRLVPAYAQALVALADRREDVVALDADLKLDCGLIPFEERHPGRFIECGIAEQDMVSQAGGLALRGRLPVVHSFACFLTPRANEQIFNNATEQTHVIYCGFLAGLLPAGPGHSHQSVRDIAALGAIPGLVMAQPADEAEVGLLLDYLADELDGPCYLRMVNIPCDVPYALPEGYAPARGRGCLLRQGQDALIVAYGPVMLAQACKAAELLEAQHGVRVAVANLPWLNEVDAAWLAGALEGCRVLVTVDDHSAQGGQGEMLAAALARTGLARRVGWVGLGVEGISACGWNDEILAHHGLDAASIAARVRAALGHGGQG, encoded by the coding sequence ATGACCATGCTGCATTATGTGCCCAAGGACGAATTCGGGCGCCTGCGGGCCCTGGAGTGCCCGGCCCCGGAGCGCGCGGCCCTGTTCGCCGACGCCTGCCGCCTGAACACCCTGTACATGATCGCCCGGGCCGGGTCCGGGCATATCGGGTCGAGCTTCAGCAGCCTGGACATCGTGTCCTGGCTCTACCTGGAGGAACTGCGCCCCGGCGACACCTACTTCTCCTCCAAGGGCCACGACGCCCCGGGCTTCTACGCCGTGCTCACGGCCCTGGGCATCGTGGAGTTCGACAAGATCCACGCCCTGCGCCGCCTGGACGGGCTGCCGGGCCACCCCGACGTCCACGTGCCGGGCATGGCCACCAACACCGGCTCGCTGGGCATGGGCGTGTCCAAGGCCAAGGGCATGGCCCGCGCTGCGCGCCTGGCGGGCCGCGACGAGCGCCTCTATGTGCTCACCGGCGACGGCGAGCTGCAGGAGGGCCAGTTCTGGGAATCCCTGCCCCAGGCCGTGAACCACGGGCTGGCCGAGATCACCGTCATCGTGGACCACAACCGCATCCAGTCGGACATCTGGGTCGCCCAGACCAGCGACCTGGGCGACCTGCAGGCCAAGTTCGCGGCCTTCGGCTGGCATGTGCAGCGCGTGGACGGCCACGACGGCGCGGCCCTGGGTGCGGCCCTGGCCGCCGCCCGGGCCGAGACCGCGCGCCCCAGCGTCATCGTGGCCGACACGGTCAAGGGCCGGGGCGTGTCGTTCATGAACCACGCCGTGCCCGCCGCCGACCGCAGCCTGTACCGTTTCCACAGCGGCGCCCCCAGCCGCGAGCACTACGAGGCCGCCGTGGCGGAGCTGCGCGCGCGCATCGACGCGGCCCTGGCGGCCCTGGGCGCGGCGCCCCTGGCCCTGGTGGCCGAGGCCGAGCCCCGGCGCAGCGTGCCCGCCGCCCCGCAGCGGCTGGTGCCCGCCTATGCCCAGGCCCTGGTGGCCCTGGCCGACCGCCGCGAGGACGTGGTGGCCCTGGACGCGGACCTCAAGCTCGACTGCGGGCTGATCCCTTTCGAGGAGCGCCACCCCGGGCGGTTCATCGAGTGCGGCATCGCCGAGCAGGACATGGTCTCCCAGGCGGGCGGGCTGGCCCTGCGCGGCAGGCTGCCCGTGGTCCATTCCTTCGCCTGCTTCCTCACGCCCCGGGCCAACGAGCAGATTTTCAACAACGCCACCGAGCAGACCCACGTCATCTACTGCGGGTTCCTGGCCGGGCTGCTGCCCGCCGGGCCGGGCCATTCCCACCAGAGCGTGCGTGACATCGCCGCCCTGGGGGCCATCCCGGGGCTGGTCATGGCCCAGCCCGCCGACGAGGCCGAGGTGGGCCTGCTGCTGGACTACCTCGCCGACGAGCTGGACGGCCCCTGCTACCTGCGCATGGTCAACATCCCCTGCGACGTGCCCTACGCGCTGCCCGAGGGCTACGCGCCCGCGCGCGGCCGGGGCTGCCTGCTGCGCCAGGGCCAGGACGCGCTCATCGTGGCCTACGGCCCGGTGATGCTTGCCCAGGCCTGCAAGGCGGCGGAGCTGTTGGAGGCGCAGCACGGCGTGCGCGTGGCCGTGGCCAACCTGCCCTGGCTGAACGAGGTGGACGCCGCCTGGCTGGCCGGGGCCCTGGAAGGCTGCCGGGTGCTGGTGACGGTGGACGACCACAGCGCCCAGGGCGGCCAGGGCGAGATGCTCGCCGCAGCCCTGGCGCGCACCGGGCTGGCCCGGCGCGTGGGCTGGGTCGGGCTGGGGGTGGAGGGCATCTCCGCCTGCGGCTGGAACGACGAGATCCTGGCCCACCACGGGCTGGACGCCGCGAGCATCGCCGCGCGGGTCCGGGCGGCCCTGGGCCATGGCGGCCAGGGCTGA
- a CDS encoding acylneuraminate cytidylyltransferase family protein, protein MTQPAAAPRVLGVIPARGGSKRLPRKNVKSLCGKPLLAWTIEAAARAGSLTDWLVTTEDSEILAVARQYGAPTPFVRPPELAGDKVRNIDTVRHAMEFMEQATGRPYDILVLLQPTCPVRDPAHIEEAVSRLWASGLDSAASVKGPYKKRDPILKAIRGGALEDYCPVPDRADPEAFYLYNAALYAVRRQWFVEHSSFISPRQVPVIMDQFHSIDIDTMADFLVAQAYLQHLGRA, encoded by the coding sequence ATGACGCAACCCGCTGCCGCACCCCGGGTGCTGGGGGTCATTCCGGCCCGGGGCGGCTCCAAGCGGCTGCCGCGCAAGAACGTCAAATCCCTGTGCGGCAAGCCCCTGCTGGCCTGGACCATCGAGGCCGCCGCCCGCGCGGGCAGCCTGACCGACTGGCTGGTGACCACCGAGGACAGCGAGATCCTCGCCGTGGCCCGGCAGTACGGCGCGCCCACGCCCTTCGTGCGGCCCCCGGAGCTGGCCGGAGACAAGGTGCGCAACATCGACACCGTGCGCCACGCCATGGAGTTCATGGAGCAGGCCACGGGCCGCCCCTACGACATCCTGGTCCTGCTCCAGCCCACCTGCCCGGTGCGCGACCCCGCGCACATCGAGGAGGCCGTCTCCCGGCTGTGGGCCTCGGGCCTGGACTCCGCCGCCAGCGTCAAGGGGCCGTACAAGAAGCGCGACCCGATCCTCAAGGCCATCCGGGGCGGGGCGCTGGAAGACTACTGCCCCGTGCCCGACCGCGCCGACCCCGAGGCCTTCTACCTTTACAACGCGGCGCTCTACGCCGTGCGGCGCCAGTGGTTCGTGGAGCATTCGAGCTTCATCTCGCCGCGCCAGGTGCCCGTGATCATGGACCAGTTCCATTCCATCGACATCGACACCATGGCCGACTTCCTGGTGGCGCAGGCCTACCTGCAGCACCTGGGCCGGGCCTGA
- a CDS encoding dihydrodipicolinate synthase family protein, translated as MIKTRPIRGVVPVVATPFTATGDIDEPALRRLMDFLCSQRIGGLWVLGTGSEDMNLGYDKRLRVARIATECNAGRIPLVLGAGFFAMEDILRFIDDTADLEFDAYHVMPYHTLLGFDRLEWFYRAIADHAPRPLWMYTSANWSKPFTPEFVARLKDHPNIAGVKYSTKDAAFQFKVASMACDEFQVITAVALQFYACLCMGSPAHTSSLGSALPEAMIAIYEHFQAGRLEEAKAAQRELNAFLGEWPKRLKADNFLQAAQEKYILSLRGICEPYTSSYYADADEQERALLRGLLMKYDVGFRPQADPGR; from the coding sequence ATGATCAAGACGCGCCCCATCCGCGGCGTTGTTCCGGTGGTCGCCACGCCCTTCACCGCCACGGGCGACATCGACGAACCCGCCCTGCGCAGGCTCATGGACTTCCTGTGCTCCCAGCGCATCGGGGGGCTGTGGGTCCTTGGCACCGGCAGCGAGGACATGAACCTCGGCTACGACAAGCGCCTGCGCGTGGCGCGCATCGCCACCGAATGCAACGCGGGGCGCATCCCGCTGGTGCTGGGGGCCGGGTTCTTCGCCATGGAAGACATCCTGCGCTTCATCGACGACACGGCGGACCTGGAGTTCGACGCGTACCACGTCATGCCCTACCACACGCTGCTCGGTTTCGACCGCCTGGAGTGGTTCTACCGGGCCATCGCCGACCACGCGCCCAGGCCGCTGTGGATGTACACCAGCGCCAACTGGAGCAAGCCCTTCACCCCGGAGTTCGTGGCCCGGCTCAAGGACCACCCGAATATCGCCGGGGTCAAGTACAGCACCAAGGACGCCGCCTTCCAGTTCAAGGTCGCGTCCATGGCCTGCGACGAGTTCCAGGTCATCACCGCCGTGGCGCTCCAGTTCTACGCCTGCCTGTGCATGGGCAGCCCGGCGCATACCTCCAGCCTGGGCAGCGCGCTGCCCGAGGCCATGATCGCCATCTACGAGCACTTCCAGGCCGGGCGCCTGGAGGAGGCCAAGGCCGCCCAGCGCGAGTTGAACGCCTTTCTGGGCGAGTGGCCCAAGCGCCTGAAGGCGGACAACTTCCTGCAGGCGGCCCAGGAGAAGTACATCCTGTCCCTGCGCGGCATCTGCGAGCCCTACACCAGCAGCTACTACGCCGACGCCGACGAGCAGGAGCGCGCCCTGCTGCGCGGGCTGCTCATGAAGTACGACGTGGGCTTCCGCCCGCAGGCTGACCCGGGGCGCTGA
- a CDS encoding Gfo/Idh/MocA family oxidoreductase, whose protein sequence is MARDIAVIGSGYWGKNLVRNYHALGRLGLICDRSEATLAGFREQCPGVDTCLALSDVLTHPAIRGVVVATPAETHFAVAREALLSGRHVYVEKPLVLDEAHARELIALAGARGLTLMVGHLLQYHPAFERLLAMARGGELGRINYIYSHRLNLGKIRREENALWSFAPHDISMILALTGEEPRSVLATGGNYLHSALADVTTTHLAFASGVKAHVFVSWLHPFKEQKLVVVGDRKMAVFDDTLPWADKLLLYPHSIDWKDQAPVPVRGEAERVELAQEEPLRRECLHFLRCVDEGAAPRTDGREGLAVLRVLHAAQKSMDAGCAVTGLGACPLPTGSGDYFAHETALVDPGAVVGAGTKIWHFSHVLPGSVVGARCSIGQNVVIGPDAVVGDGCKIQNNVSVYKGVTLEEDVFCGPGMVFTNVWNPRAHIRRMDQIRPTLVRRGATIGANATIVCGNTIGRYAFVGAGAVVTRDVPDHALVAGNPATVRGFVCACGEKLDEHLVCRACGAGYEQAGPGLAPLPGAQGRA, encoded by the coding sequence ATGGCACGCGACATCGCCGTCATCGGTTCGGGCTACTGGGGCAAGAACCTGGTGCGCAACTACCACGCCCTGGGGCGGCTGGGGCTGATCTGCGACCGCAGCGAGGCCACCCTGGCGGGCTTCCGTGAGCAGTGCCCCGGCGTGGACACCTGCCTGGCGCTGTCCGACGTGCTCACGCATCCGGCCATCCGGGGCGTGGTGGTGGCCACCCCGGCGGAGACGCATTTCGCCGTGGCCCGCGAGGCGCTGCTCTCGGGGCGCCATGTCTACGTGGAAAAGCCCCTGGTGCTCGACGAGGCCCACGCCCGCGAACTCATCGCCCTGGCCGGGGCGCGCGGGCTCACGCTGATGGTCGGGCACCTGCTCCAGTACCACCCGGCCTTCGAGCGCCTGCTGGCCATGGCCCGGGGCGGGGAGCTGGGGCGCATCAACTACATCTACTCCCATCGCCTGAACCTGGGCAAGATCCGCCGCGAGGAGAACGCCCTGTGGTCGTTCGCCCCGCACGACATCTCCATGATCCTGGCGCTGACCGGCGAGGAGCCGCGCTCGGTGCTGGCCACGGGCGGCAACTACCTGCACAGCGCCCTGGCCGACGTGACCACCACGCACCTGGCCTTCGCCTCGGGGGTCAAAGCCCACGTCTTCGTGTCCTGGCTGCACCCCTTCAAAGAGCAGAAGCTCGTGGTGGTGGGCGACCGCAAGATGGCCGTGTTCGACGACACCCTGCCCTGGGCTGACAAGCTGCTGCTCTACCCGCACTCCATCGACTGGAAGGACCAGGCCCCCGTGCCCGTGCGCGGCGAGGCCGAGCGCGTGGAGCTGGCCCAGGAGGAGCCGCTGCGCCGCGAGTGCCTGCATTTCCTGCGCTGCGTGGACGAGGGCGCCGCCCCGCGCACCGATGGCCGCGAGGGCCTGGCCGTGCTGCGCGTGCTGCACGCCGCCCAGAAGTCCATGGACGCGGGCTGCGCCGTCACCGGGCTGGGCGCCTGCCCGCTGCCCACGGGCTCGGGCGACTACTTCGCCCACGAGACGGCCCTGGTGGACCCCGGGGCGGTGGTCGGCGCGGGCACGAAGATCTGGCATTTCTCGCATGTTTTGCCCGGCAGCGTGGTCGGTGCGCGGTGCAGCATCGGCCAGAACGTGGTCATCGGCCCCGACGCCGTGGTCGGCGACGGCTGCAAGATCCAGAACAACGTCTCGGTCTACAAGGGCGTGACCCTGGAGGAGGACGTGTTCTGCGGCCCGGGCATGGTCTTCACCAACGTCTGGAACCCGCGCGCGCACATCCGGCGCATGGACCAGATCCGCCCGACCCTGGTGCGCCGTGGCGCGACCATCGGCGCCAACGCGACCATCGTGTGCGGCAACACCATCGGGCGCTACGCCTTCGTGGGCGCCGGGGCCGTGGTCACCCGCGACGTGCCCGACCACGCCCTGGTGGCGGGCAACCCGGCCACGGTGCGCGGCTTTGTCTGCGCCTGCGGCGAAAAGCTTGATGAGCACCTGGTCTGCCGGGCCTGCGGCGCGGGCTACGAGCAGGCCGGGCCCGGGCTGGCGCCCCTGCCCGGGGCGCAGGGGCGGGCGTGA
- a CDS encoding glycosyltransferase: MAVRKVVVLESGVSGGGSFEILVQFLAALDRKAVEPVVGFLNETVHLERVRALGIEAQLLHDPLLTAARRGVASRLWGRAAVWSGALAPGLGLAVLRRAHAGLVRDVAALARRTGAGLLYCNTQISRDMYGVFAARATGLPCVSHLRSMDGRLFTPARAALANATVARFIANSRACRDYWVGAGLDPALVETVPDAVPPLEAAPLDLGAHWPAARGASCVVGCVGRLVELKGQHVLLRAFARFLAARPGAVLLLVGDGPERTALERLAGELGIAGSVVFTGFETRAKEITAALDMLVLPSRYDAVGLVLLEAMALGVPVIGADRGGIPEVIDHEANGLLTPWGDEQALCQAMQRLAADQALRQRLVAGGREAVAGRFGIARYAGAVTAVLLGAMGSSQAPRPPL; encoded by the coding sequence GTGGCCGTGCGTAAGGTCGTGGTGCTCGAATCGGGCGTCTCCGGGGGCGGGTCCTTCGAGATTCTCGTGCAGTTCCTGGCCGCCCTGGACCGCAAGGCCGTCGAGCCGGTGGTGGGGTTCCTGAACGAGACGGTGCACCTGGAGCGGGTGCGCGCCCTGGGCATCGAGGCGCAGTTGCTGCACGACCCGCTGCTTACGGCGGCGCGGCGCGGCGTGGCCTCGCGGCTGTGGGGGCGGGCTGCGGTGTGGTCCGGCGCGCTGGCCCCGGGCCTGGGGCTGGCCGTGCTGCGCCGGGCCCACGCCGGGCTGGTGCGCGATGTGGCCGCCCTGGCGCGCCGCACCGGGGCCGGGCTGCTCTATTGCAACACTCAGATCAGCCGCGACATGTACGGCGTGTTCGCCGCCCGGGCCACGGGGCTGCCCTGCGTCAGCCACCTGCGCTCCATGGACGGCAGGCTCTTCACCCCGGCCCGGGCCGCCCTGGCCAACGCGACGGTGGCGCGCTTCATCGCCAACTCGCGCGCCTGCCGGGACTACTGGGTGGGCGCGGGGCTGGACCCGGCGCTGGTGGAAACCGTCCCCGACGCCGTGCCGCCCCTGGAGGCGGCGCCCCTGGACCTTGGGGCGCACTGGCCTGCGGCGCGCGGGGCCTCGTGCGTGGTGGGCTGCGTGGGGCGGCTGGTGGAGCTCAAGGGGCAGCACGTGCTGCTGCGGGCCTTTGCGCGCTTTCTGGCCGCGCGGCCCGGCGCGGTGCTTCTGCTGGTCGGCGACGGGCCCGAGCGGACGGCCCTGGAACGGCTGGCCGGGGAGCTGGGCATCGCCGGGTCCGTGGTCTTCACCGGCTTCGAGACGCGGGCCAAGGAGATCACCGCCGCCCTGGACATGCTCGTGCTGCCCTCGCGCTACGATGCCGTGGGCCTGGTGCTGCTGGAGGCCATGGCCCTGGGCGTGCCGGTCATCGGCGCCGACCGGGGCGGCATCCCCGAGGTCATCGACCACGAGGCCAACGGCCTGCTGACGCCCTGGGGCGACGAGCAGGCCCTGTGCCAGGCCATGCAGCGCCTGGCCGCCGATCAGGCGTTGCGCCAGCGGCTGGTGGCGGGCGGGCGCGAGGCCGTTGCGGGCCGCTTCGGCATCGCGCGCTACGCCGGGGCCGTCACCGCCGTGCTGCTGGGGGCCATGGGCTCTTCCCAAGCGCCGCGTCCTCCCCTATAG